In a single window of the Nicotiana tomentosiformis chromosome 8, ASM39032v3, whole genome shotgun sequence genome:
- the LOC104109048 gene encoding NADP-dependent malic enzyme-like isoform X1 — protein MISFTRPYFLRKALGLFLLGERGGGILKIRVVMESTLKEITSNGDSVLDMKDKCGVGGGVEDMYGEDRATEDQPITPWTFSVASGYSLLRDPHYNKGLAFTEAERDAHYLRGLLPPTVLSQELQEKRMIHNLRQYQVPLQRYMAMMDLQERNERLFYKLLIDHVEELLPIVYTPTVGEACQKYGSIFRRPQGLFISLKEKGKILEVLKNWPEKSIQVIVVTDGERILGLGDLGCQGMGIPVGKLSLYTALGGVRPSVCLPITIDVGTNNQQLLDNEFYIGLKQKRATGQEYAELLDEFMSAVKQNYGEKVLIQFEDFANHNAFDLLAKYRTTHLVFNDDIQGTASVVLAGLIASLKLLGGTLADHTFLFLGAGEAGTGIAELIALEITKRTSVPLEEARKKIWLVDSKGLVVSSRLESLQHFKKPWAHDHEPVKELIDAVKAIKPTVLIGTSGVGKTFTKEVVETMASLNPKPLIMALSNPTSQAECTAEEAYTWSKGHAIFASGSPFDPFEYEGRTFVSGQANNAYIFPGFGLGIIMSGTIRVHDDMLLAASEALAAQVTEEDYLKGRIYPPFTNIRKISAHIAAEVAAKAYELGLATRLPRPTNLEKYAESCMYTPVYRTYR, from the exons ATGATCTCATTCACTAGACCCTATTTCCTG AGAAAGGCATTGGGGTTGTTTTTACTGGGCGAAAGAGGAGGAGGAATATTAAAGATAAGGGTAGTAATGGAGAGCACATTGAAGGAAATAACATCAAATGGTGATTCTGTTCTTGATATGAAAGATAAATGTGGTGTTGGAGGTGGTGTTGAGGATATGTATGGAGAGGATAGAGCTACTGAAGATCAGCCTATCACCCCTTGGACTTTTTCTGTTGCTAG TGGATATAGTTTGTTACGTGATCCACATTACAACAAAGGGCTCGCCTTCACTGAAGCAGAGAGAGATGCTCATTATCTGCGCGGCCTTCTGCCTCCTACTGTTTTAAGCCAAGAACTTCAG GAGAAGAGAATGATACACAATCTCCGCCAATATCAAGTTCCATTGCAAAGATACATGGCCATGATGGATCTTCAG GAAAGAAATGAAAGGTTATTTTACAAGCTTCTCATCGATCATGTTGAAGAGCTATTGCCAATTGTATATACCCCAACAGTTGGCGAGGCTTGCCAGAAGTATGGAAGCATTTTCAGGCGTCCTCAGGGTCTCTTCATCagcttaaaagaaaa GGGAAAGATTCTTGAGGTATTGAAAAACTGGCCTGAGAAGAGTATTCAAGTCATTGTTGTTACTGATGGGGAGAGGATATTAGGACTTGGTGATCTTGGCTGTCAG GGCATGGGTATTCCAGTTGGAAAGCTCTCTCTTTATACTGCTCTTGGGGGTGTTCGTCCCTCAGTA TGTCTTCCTATAACCATTGATGTTGGCACGAACAATCAGCAGTTACTGGATAACGAGTTCTACATTGGACTCAAGCAGAAAAGAGCTACAGGGCAG GAATATGCTGAACTTCTGGATGAGTTTATGTCTGCAGTTAAGCAAAACTACGGAGAGAAAGTCCTCATTCAG TTTGAAGATTTTGCAAACCACAATGCATTCGATCTTCTTGCAAAGTATCGCACTACACATCTTGTATTCAATGATGATATACAG GGCACAGCATCTGTGGTTCTGGCCGGGCTTATTGCATCTCTAAAACTACTTGGTGGAACACTGGCTGACCATACTTTCTTATTCTTAGGTGCTGGAGag GCTGGAACTGGTATTGCTGAGCTCATAGCACTTGAGATAACAAAAAGG ACTAGTGTTCCTTTAGAAGAAGCTCGAAAGAAGATTTGGCTTGTCGACTCTAAG GGACTGGTGGTTAGTTCTCGTTTGGAGTCCCTTCAGCACTTCAAAAAGCCTTGGGCTCATGATCACGAACCTGTTAAGGAACTTATAGATGCCGTCAAG GCAATAAAACCAACTGTTCTAATAGGAACTTCAGGAGTTGGAAAAACATTTACGAAGGAAGTCGTGGAGACTATGGCTTCTCTCAATCCA AAACCTCTCATTATGGCTTTGTCTAATCCGACATCACAAGCTGAATGCACTGCTGAGGAAGCGTATACATGGAGTAAG GGTCATGCAATCTTTGCTAGTGGAAGCCCATTTGACCCGTTTGAGTATGAGGGACGGACTTTTGTGTCTGGCCAG GCCAACAATGCCTACATATTCCCTGGATTTGGTTTGGGAATTATCATGTCTGGCACAATTCGGGTGCATGATGATATGTTACTGGCAGCCT CGGAAGCTTTGGCAGCTCAGGTGACAGAGGAAGACTATTTAAAGGGACGGATCTACCCACCATTCACTAACATCAGAAAAATATCAGCCCATATTGCGGCCGAAGTAGCTGCTAAGGCATATGAACTTG GTCTAGCAACGCGTCTCCCTCGTCCTACCAATCTTGAAAAGTATGCTGAGAGCTGCATGTACACTCCAGTATATCGCACCTATCGCTAA
- the LOC104109048 gene encoding NADP-dependent malic enzyme-like isoform X2, translating into MESTLKEITSNGDSVLDMKDKCGVGGGVEDMYGEDRATEDQPITPWTFSVASGYSLLRDPHYNKGLAFTEAERDAHYLRGLLPPTVLSQELQEKRMIHNLRQYQVPLQRYMAMMDLQERNERLFYKLLIDHVEELLPIVYTPTVGEACQKYGSIFRRPQGLFISLKEKGKILEVLKNWPEKSIQVIVVTDGERILGLGDLGCQGMGIPVGKLSLYTALGGVRPSVCLPITIDVGTNNQQLLDNEFYIGLKQKRATGQEYAELLDEFMSAVKQNYGEKVLIQFEDFANHNAFDLLAKYRTTHLVFNDDIQGTASVVLAGLIASLKLLGGTLADHTFLFLGAGEAGTGIAELIALEITKRTSVPLEEARKKIWLVDSKGLVVSSRLESLQHFKKPWAHDHEPVKELIDAVKAIKPTVLIGTSGVGKTFTKEVVETMASLNPKPLIMALSNPTSQAECTAEEAYTWSKGHAIFASGSPFDPFEYEGRTFVSGQANNAYIFPGFGLGIIMSGTIRVHDDMLLAASEALAAQVTEEDYLKGRIYPPFTNIRKISAHIAAEVAAKAYELGLATRLPRPTNLEKYAESCMYTPVYRTYR; encoded by the exons ATGGAGAGCACATTGAAGGAAATAACATCAAATGGTGATTCTGTTCTTGATATGAAAGATAAATGTGGTGTTGGAGGTGGTGTTGAGGATATGTATGGAGAGGATAGAGCTACTGAAGATCAGCCTATCACCCCTTGGACTTTTTCTGTTGCTAG TGGATATAGTTTGTTACGTGATCCACATTACAACAAAGGGCTCGCCTTCACTGAAGCAGAGAGAGATGCTCATTATCTGCGCGGCCTTCTGCCTCCTACTGTTTTAAGCCAAGAACTTCAG GAGAAGAGAATGATACACAATCTCCGCCAATATCAAGTTCCATTGCAAAGATACATGGCCATGATGGATCTTCAG GAAAGAAATGAAAGGTTATTTTACAAGCTTCTCATCGATCATGTTGAAGAGCTATTGCCAATTGTATATACCCCAACAGTTGGCGAGGCTTGCCAGAAGTATGGAAGCATTTTCAGGCGTCCTCAGGGTCTCTTCATCagcttaaaagaaaa GGGAAAGATTCTTGAGGTATTGAAAAACTGGCCTGAGAAGAGTATTCAAGTCATTGTTGTTACTGATGGGGAGAGGATATTAGGACTTGGTGATCTTGGCTGTCAG GGCATGGGTATTCCAGTTGGAAAGCTCTCTCTTTATACTGCTCTTGGGGGTGTTCGTCCCTCAGTA TGTCTTCCTATAACCATTGATGTTGGCACGAACAATCAGCAGTTACTGGATAACGAGTTCTACATTGGACTCAAGCAGAAAAGAGCTACAGGGCAG GAATATGCTGAACTTCTGGATGAGTTTATGTCTGCAGTTAAGCAAAACTACGGAGAGAAAGTCCTCATTCAG TTTGAAGATTTTGCAAACCACAATGCATTCGATCTTCTTGCAAAGTATCGCACTACACATCTTGTATTCAATGATGATATACAG GGCACAGCATCTGTGGTTCTGGCCGGGCTTATTGCATCTCTAAAACTACTTGGTGGAACACTGGCTGACCATACTTTCTTATTCTTAGGTGCTGGAGag GCTGGAACTGGTATTGCTGAGCTCATAGCACTTGAGATAACAAAAAGG ACTAGTGTTCCTTTAGAAGAAGCTCGAAAGAAGATTTGGCTTGTCGACTCTAAG GGACTGGTGGTTAGTTCTCGTTTGGAGTCCCTTCAGCACTTCAAAAAGCCTTGGGCTCATGATCACGAACCTGTTAAGGAACTTATAGATGCCGTCAAG GCAATAAAACCAACTGTTCTAATAGGAACTTCAGGAGTTGGAAAAACATTTACGAAGGAAGTCGTGGAGACTATGGCTTCTCTCAATCCA AAACCTCTCATTATGGCTTTGTCTAATCCGACATCACAAGCTGAATGCACTGCTGAGGAAGCGTATACATGGAGTAAG GGTCATGCAATCTTTGCTAGTGGAAGCCCATTTGACCCGTTTGAGTATGAGGGACGGACTTTTGTGTCTGGCCAG GCCAACAATGCCTACATATTCCCTGGATTTGGTTTGGGAATTATCATGTCTGGCACAATTCGGGTGCATGATGATATGTTACTGGCAGCCT CGGAAGCTTTGGCAGCTCAGGTGACAGAGGAAGACTATTTAAAGGGACGGATCTACCCACCATTCACTAACATCAGAAAAATATCAGCCCATATTGCGGCCGAAGTAGCTGCTAAGGCATATGAACTTG GTCTAGCAACGCGTCTCCCTCGTCCTACCAATCTTGAAAAGTATGCTGAGAGCTGCATGTACACTCCAGTATATCGCACCTATCGCTAA